One Bacillus amyloliquefaciens DSM 7 = ATCC 23350 DNA window includes the following coding sequences:
- the mbcS gene encoding acyl-CoA synthetase MbcS, protein MLKREDLIAPKNYNLVNEIEKFSRSKEKNALIWEDQTGSKKVWTYEKLMEETNKIGARLKGFGFEKGDKLIVMVPRVLEAYAVYLAILKAGMVVIPCSEMLRAKDLEYRIKHADVKGVIVYPSFINAFDEVNTDQLVTLSIGENDAGWKNLLTIEADGDSFQTADTTREDMAFLSYTSGTTGQPKGVVHTHGWAFAHLKTSAGAWLDISEDDTVWATAAPGWQKWVWSPLLAVLGSGATGFIYHGRFDAKTYLELLERHQINVFCCTPTEYRLMAKVEELDKYDLSALHSAVSAGEPLNREVIDVFQKHFGIKVRDGYGQTESTLLVGVLKNMDIKPGSMGKPTPGNQVEIINDEGEVCETGETGDIAVHLSTPALFKEYYKDPERTKKQIRGDYFLTGDRAKKDEDGYFWFESRNDDIIVSSGYTIGPFEVEDALVKHPEVKECAVVASPDEIRGSIVKAYVVLQNDEKRSDGLVKELQNHVKTITAPYKYPREIEFVESLPKTASAKIRRVELRQREERLKADKKA, encoded by the coding sequence GTGTTAAAACGAGAAGATTTAATCGCCCCAAAGAACTATAACCTTGTGAATGAAATCGAAAAGTTCAGCCGTTCCAAAGAGAAGAACGCGCTTATTTGGGAGGATCAAACAGGCAGCAAGAAAGTCTGGACGTATGAAAAACTGATGGAAGAAACGAATAAAATCGGAGCCCGCCTGAAAGGTTTCGGGTTTGAAAAAGGCGATAAGCTGATTGTCATGGTTCCTAGAGTGCTTGAAGCGTATGCCGTTTATTTAGCGATCTTAAAAGCGGGGATGGTCGTCATTCCTTGCTCGGAGATGCTTCGTGCTAAAGATCTTGAATACCGGATCAAACACGCCGATGTTAAGGGCGTTATCGTTTATCCTTCATTTATAAACGCGTTTGACGAGGTGAACACCGATCAGCTCGTGACATTGTCTATTGGTGAAAATGATGCCGGCTGGAAAAACCTCTTAACCATTGAAGCGGACGGAGACAGTTTTCAAACAGCAGATACAACAAGAGAGGATATGGCATTTTTATCCTATACTTCAGGCACGACCGGCCAGCCTAAAGGCGTTGTACATACACACGGATGGGCCTTTGCCCATTTAAAAACATCCGCCGGCGCATGGCTGGATATTTCTGAAGACGATACGGTCTGGGCCACCGCGGCGCCCGGCTGGCAGAAATGGGTGTGGAGCCCGCTGCTTGCCGTTCTGGGAAGCGGCGCAACAGGCTTCATTTATCACGGCAGGTTCGACGCCAAAACGTATTTAGAACTGCTTGAGCGCCATCAGATTAATGTCTTCTGCTGTACGCCGACTGAATACCGCCTGATGGCAAAGGTGGAGGAATTGGACAAATATGATCTTTCTGCTCTGCACAGCGCAGTTTCTGCGGGTGAGCCGTTAAACCGGGAAGTCATTGACGTATTCCAGAAACATTTCGGCATTAAAGTGAGAGACGGCTACGGCCAAACGGAGAGCACCCTGTTAGTCGGCGTCCTGAAGAATATGGATATTAAGCCGGGCAGCATGGGGAAACCGACACCGGGAAATCAAGTTGAAATTATAAACGATGAAGGCGAAGTATGCGAAACAGGCGAAACGGGTGATATCGCCGTGCACTTGAGCACACCGGCCTTATTCAAGGAATATTATAAAGACCCTGAAAGAACGAAAAAGCAGATTCGCGGAGATTACTTTCTTACCGGCGATCGCGCGAAAAAGGATGAGGACGGCTATTTTTGGTTTGAAAGCCGCAATGATGACATTATCGTCAGCTCCGGATATACAATCGGGCCTTTTGAAGTAGAAGACGCGCTCGTGAAGCATCCGGAAGTGAAAGAATGCGCCGTCGTGGCGAGTCCGGACGAAATCAGAGGTTCAATCGTAAAAGCCTATGTCGTTTTGCAAAACGATGAAAAGCGCAGTGACGGACTTGTCAAAGAACTGCAAAACCACGTAAAAACGATTACGGCGCCTTACAAATATCCGAGAGAAATTGAATTTGTCGAAAGTCTGCCGAAAACGGCGTCTGCAAAAATCAGACGGGTGGAGCTGAGACAGCGCGAAGAACGGCTGAAGGCGGATAAAAAAGCATAA
- a CDS encoding alpha/beta-type small acid-soluble spore protein codes for MSQQSNSGNSNQLLVPGAAQAIDQMKYEIASEFGVNLGPETTSRANGSVGGEITKRLVSFAQQSMGGSNQQQF; via the coding sequence ATGTCACAACAATCAAACAGCGGAAACAGCAACCAGCTTTTAGTGCCAGGAGCTGCTCAAGCTATCGACCAAATGAAGTATGAAATCGCTTCTGAATTCGGTGTAAACCTTGGACCGGAAACAACTTCTCGCGCCAACGGTTCTGTCGGTGGAGAAATCACAAAACGTCTTGTTTCTTTTGCTCAGCAAAGCATGGGCGGAAGCAACCAGCAACAGTTTTAA
- the thiI gene encoding tRNA uracil 4-sulfurtransferase ThiI yields MNYDHILIRFGEISTKGKNRRSFIERLKQNIRLVLKDYKKVKYFSNRDRMSITLNGENPEEICSLLKNIFGIQSFSLAIKCESKLEDIKKTALAAMEGQYTPGNTFKVATKRAYKQFELDTNAMNAEIGGHILKNTEGLTVDVKNPDIPLRIEIREEATFLTIRDEKGAGGLPVGSAGKAMLMLSGGFDSPVAGFYAMKRGLSVEAVHFFSPPYTSERAKQKVIDLAGCLARFGGSMTLHIVPFTKTQELIQKQIPENYTMTATRRLMLQIADRIREERKALAIITGESLGQVASQTLESMYAINAVTATPILRPLIGMDKTEIIEKSKEIGTYETSIQPFEDCCTIFTPPSPKTRPKKEKIEHFESFVDFEPLIAEAAAGIETITVYSEQEAHDKFADLF; encoded by the coding sequence ATGAATTACGATCATATTTTAATCCGTTTTGGTGAAATATCCACAAAAGGAAAAAACAGACGCAGTTTTATAGAAAGATTAAAACAGAATATCCGCCTGGTATTAAAGGATTATAAAAAAGTAAAATACTTTTCCAACCGGGACCGGATGTCAATTACTCTTAATGGAGAAAACCCGGAGGAAATATGTTCCTTATTAAAGAATATATTCGGCATTCAGAGCTTCAGTCTCGCAATTAAATGCGAAAGTAAGCTGGAAGACATTAAAAAAACGGCATTAGCCGCGATGGAAGGCCAATATACACCGGGAAATACTTTTAAGGTCGCGACCAAACGGGCTTACAAGCAGTTTGAGTTAGATACGAACGCAATGAACGCTGAGATCGGCGGCCACATTTTGAAAAACACGGAAGGATTAACCGTCGATGTGAAGAATCCCGATATTCCGCTTCGGATTGAAATCAGGGAGGAAGCGACATTCCTGACCATTCGTGATGAAAAAGGCGCCGGAGGTCTTCCCGTCGGTTCTGCGGGTAAAGCGATGCTGATGCTTTCCGGCGGTTTTGACAGTCCGGTCGCCGGGTTTTACGCGATGAAACGGGGATTATCAGTGGAAGCCGTGCATTTCTTCAGTCCGCCGTATACGAGCGAACGGGCAAAGCAGAAAGTCATAGATCTTGCGGGATGCCTTGCAAGGTTCGGAGGCAGTATGACGCTTCATATCGTGCCGTTTACAAAAACGCAGGAACTCATCCAAAAACAAATTCCGGAAAACTATACGATGACGGCGACGCGGCGTCTCATGCTGCAAATCGCAGACAGAATCAGAGAAGAACGAAAAGCGCTCGCGATCATTACGGGGGAAAGCCTCGGCCAAGTGGCGAGCCAGACGCTTGAAAGCATGTATGCGATCAATGCCGTGACGGCAACACCGATTTTGCGCCCTTTAATCGGAATGGACAAAACAGAAATTATCGAGAAATCAAAAGAAATCGGCACTTATGAAACAAGCATTCAGCCGTTTGAGGACTGCTGCACCATCTTTACGCCGCCAAGTCCGAAAACACGCCCGAAAAAAGAAAAAATCGAGCACTTCGAAAGCTTTGTTGACTTTGAACCGCTGATTGCAGAGGCGGCTGCCGGCATCGAAACGATAACTGTTTACTCAGAACAAGAAGCTCACGATAAATTCGCGGACCTGTTTTAG
- a CDS encoding cysteine desulfurase family protein, with protein MIYLDNSSTTEPYEKVLDVYKQTSSRYFGNPSSLHRLGTETEQLLEAAAQQIKKTLGLKNYDIVFTSGATEANNAALKGAAWANMNKGRHIIASAIEHPSVTETLDQLTELIGFEVTYLPVDQDGFVSLKDVKAAIRPDTIIVSVMHVNNEVGSIQPIKEIGGLLKQHGNILFHVDHVQGIHKVPLSIEEAGIDLCTISGHKFHGLKGTGALIVKKGTRLIPLITGGSQQKGVRAGTEHTAGAVSLAKAVNLSARDMNERLSSVEAAKNALMERLCRTDGVVINTPAENSAPHIINFSVPGVKAEVLLHMLEEKGIYVSTTAACSAREHKPSRVLLQMNKGEQIASSSIRVSLNFSHTADITEPFMAALVPAVQKLKKMMR; from the coding sequence ATGATATATTTAGATAACAGCTCAACGACCGAGCCGTATGAAAAGGTTTTGGATGTGTATAAACAGACGAGCAGCCGTTATTTCGGCAATCCTTCGTCTCTGCACCGGCTAGGAACTGAGACGGAGCAGCTCCTTGAAGCGGCCGCTCAGCAAATAAAAAAAACCTTGGGTTTAAAAAATTATGATATTGTATTTACATCAGGAGCGACTGAAGCGAACAACGCTGCGTTAAAGGGAGCCGCCTGGGCCAACATGAATAAAGGAAGACATATCATTGCTTCAGCGATTGAGCACCCTTCTGTGACGGAGACGCTTGATCAGCTGACAGAGCTGATTGGCTTTGAAGTCACATATCTTCCGGTCGATCAAGACGGCTTCGTTTCTTTAAAAGACGTAAAAGCGGCTATCAGGCCGGACACGATAATCGTCAGCGTCATGCATGTCAATAACGAAGTCGGCTCCATTCAGCCTATAAAGGAAATCGGCGGACTGTTGAAACAGCATGGGAATATTCTGTTTCATGTTGATCATGTACAGGGCATTCATAAAGTCCCCCTGTCTATAGAAGAAGCGGGCATTGATCTGTGTACCATTTCAGGGCATAAATTTCACGGCTTAAAAGGGACCGGGGCGCTCATCGTCAAAAAAGGAACGCGGCTCATTCCCCTTATTACGGGCGGCTCGCAGCAAAAAGGCGTCCGTGCCGGAACAGAACATACAGCGGGTGCCGTCTCCCTTGCAAAAGCGGTCAATCTTTCCGCACGTGACATGAACGAGCGGCTTTCTTCAGTGGAAGCTGCTAAGAATGCGCTTATGGAAAGGCTTTGCAGGACGGACGGGGTCGTCATCAACACTCCTGCTGAAAACAGCGCGCCGCATATCATTAATTTTTCCGTTCCGGGTGTGAAAGCAGAAGTGCTGCTGCACATGCTTGAGGAAAAAGGAATATACGTCTCCACAACCGCGGCATGTTCAGCAAGAGAGCACAAACCGAGCCGTGTCCTCCTGCAAATGAATAAAGGCGAACAGATTGCATCAAGCAGCATCCGAGTCAGCCTGAACTTCAGCCACACGGCTGACATCACAGAGCCGTTTATGGCCGCGCTGGTGCCGGCTGTTCAAAAACTAAAAAAAATGATGAGGTAG